The Ralstonia pickettii DTP0602 genome segment AGCTTCGATGAATGTCCGTCGATGCTGGCCAGGAACAGCGGGATGCCGATGCCGGCGTCCTCGTGGATCATGGTCTGCATGTCGGCATACATCTGGCTGCGTTTGGCGGTGTCGGTTTCGGCCCGCGCCGCCAGCAGCAGCTGGTCGAACTTGGGGTTCTTCCAGCGCGATTCGTTCCACGGCGCATCGGACTTGAAGAACTGCGTGAGGATGGTGTCGGCGCTGGGGCGCGGGTTGACATTGCCGAAGCCCACGGGGCTGTTGAGCCAGTGGTTCGACCAGTAGCCGTCGGCAGGCATGCGCTTGATGTCGAGGTCCAGGCCCACGCGCTGCGCAGTCTGCTGCAGCACCGTCGCCATCTCGACCGAATACAGGGCGGCGGGCGAGGTCACCATCGGCACCTTGCCCGTCACGCCGGACTTGCGCAAATGGTACTTAGCCTTGTCAAGGTCGAAGGCGCGCTGCGGCAGGCCCTTGAAAAAGAAGCGGTTGGTGGGGTCGATCGGCTGATCGTTGCCGAGCACCGCGTAGTCGAGCGCGATGGCCTTCTTCATCTGCGCGCGGTCCTGCAGGTACTTCATCCCCATCACAAAGTCGGGGTTCATGCCTGGACCCGCGTCCTTGCGCATGATCAGGTCCGTGTACTGCCCCGATTGCGTGACGAGGGTGCCGAAGCCCGGCGTACCCTTGACGCGGGCCACGGAGCGCGGGTTGACAGAGCCCACCAGGTCCATGCCGCCGGAGAGCAGCGCGTTGATGCGCGCGCTCTCATCGCCGATACCGACGAACTCGATCTCGTCGAGGTAGGGCCTTCCCTGCCTCCAGTACGCATCGTTGCGCACTACCACCGTGCGCACGCCCGGCCTGAACTCCTTGATCTTGTAAGGCCCGGTACCGATGCCCGCGTTGAAGTCGGTGGTGCCGTCCTTGACGATGAGGAAGTGGAAGGTGCCCAGGATCACTGGCAGGTCGGCATTGGGGCTGGTGAGCACCACCGTGACCTCGTTCGGGCCGGTGGCTTTCACGCTCTCGATCTGCTCGGCCAGCACCTTGGCCTTGGAAGCGGTGGCGGGGTCCTTGTGGCGCATGATCGAGTACACCACGTCGGCCGGGGACAATGCCTTGCCGTCGTGGAAGGCCACGCCCTTGCGCAGCGTGAAGACCCAGGTCTTGGCATCGGTCGTGTTGAACGACTCGGCCAGCGCCGGCCGCGGCGTCAGGCTGCCATCGAGCGAGGTCAGGCCGTTGTAGACCATGTTGCAGCGCACGTAGTCGTTCTGGTTCGACTGTTTGGACGGGTCCAGCGTATCTGAGGCGGCCGCCGTGGCGGCTGCCACGCGGATGCGGCCGCCCCGCTTCGGCGTCTGCGCATGGGCCTTGACGGCCACGCCGGCCAGGCTGCCGGCCAGCGTGGCCTGCATGCCTCCCGCCAGCAGCATCGCGAGGACGTCACGCCGCGTCGCGCCGCGCTTGAGCAAATCCATCACACGAAGGCTTTCGCCGGGGCCGACAAGGTTCTCGAACTCTTTACGGCTTTCGCTCATCGTAGTGCTCCTGGTTGGTCTGGAAAGGCCGGCAGGCGCGGACTTGTCATGACGCACCGCTAATGACTGCAGGTCATTCATGCTAGTCAAGAAGGCTCAGCATTTGTCCCTGTTACAGCCTGCGCTACCGCATTGAATTGCAAAACCGGCACCTCCGGCAGACGAATCTTGCAAGTTACGGATAAACCCCAACTCGTTCTGGCTCGACCGCCCGATGTCGTTCAAGATAAATGTCGGTGCCAACCTTTCTTCCCGAGGACAACGCCCATGTTTGCCCCGCTACCACATGCCCAGGACACCATTGCCGACGACGGCGTGGTGCTGCGCCCGATGACTGCCGACGACCTGACGCGGGCCCACGCCCTGTCGCAGGAACAGCGCTGGCCCCATCGCCTGACCGACTGGGAGCAGATGTTCGCGCACGCCGAGGGCATCGTAGCCGAACTCGATGGCCAACTCGTCGCCACTGCCCTGCGCTGGCGCTGGGGCAAGCACCACGCCACCATCGGCATGGTGATCGTCACGCCGGCGTGCCAGGGCCGGCGCATCGGCTACCGGCTGATGCGCGCGCTGCTTGAAGGCCTGGACGACTGCACCGTGCTGCTGCACGCCACGGCCGATGGCCGCGGCCTGTACGAGCGCCTGGGCTTTGCGTGCACCGGCGCGGTCTGCCAGCACCAGGGCACGGCCCAGCCTGCCCCTTTGATCGCCCTGCCTGACGGCTGGCGTCTGCGCCCCGCGGGTCACAACGAGGCCGCCGCACTGCACCGGCTCGACGCGCAGGCGCGCGGTATGCCGCGCGAGGCGTTGGTCGACGACCTGCAGGCCAGCGCCGAGGCCTGCGTGGTGCTGGACTTCGAGGGCGAGCCGCGCGGCTTCGCCATGCTGCGCCGCTTCGGGCGCGGCCATGCCATCGGCCCCGTGGTAGCGCCCGGGGACAATGGCGCCAGGGCGCTGGTCGCGTACCTGGCCGGCCTGAATGCGGGCAACTTCACGCGCATCGACATCGACTGCGCCAGCGGGCTGGGCGAATGGCTGGAGAGCATTGGCCTGCCGCGTGTGGACGCGCCCGCGACCATGGTGCGCGGTGCGGCGCCGGCCACGTCACCGGG includes the following:
- a CDS encoding ABC transporter substrate-binding protein (K02035: ABC.PE.S; peptide/nickel transport system substrate-binding protein), which gives rise to MTSMNDLQSLAVRHDKSAPAGLSRPTRSTTMSESRKEFENLVGPGESLRVMDLLKRGATRRDVLAMLLAGGMQATLAGSLAGVAVKAHAQTPKRGGRIRVAAATAAASDTLDPSKQSNQNDYVRCNMVYNGLTSLDGSLTPRPALAESFNTTDAKTWVFTLRKGVAFHDGKALSPADVVYSIMRHKDPATASKAKVLAEQIESVKATGPNEVTVVLTSPNADLPVILGTFHFLIVKDGTTDFNAGIGTGPYKIKEFRPGVRTVVVRNDAYWRQGRPYLDEIEFVGIGDESARINALLSGGMDLVGSVNPRSVARVKGTPGFGTLVTQSGQYTDLIMRKDAGPGMNPDFVMGMKYLQDRAQMKKAIALDYAVLGNDQPIDPTNRFFFKGLPQRAFDLDKAKYHLRKSGVTGKVPMVTSPAALYSVEMATVLQQTAQRVGLDLDIKRMPADGYWSNHWLNSPVGFGNVNPRPSADTILTQFFKSDAPWNESRWKNPKFDQLLLAARAETDTAKRSQMYADMQTMIHEDAGIGIPLFLASIDGHSSKLKGLSPIPLGGLMGYSFAEHVWLDA
- a CDS encoding N-acetyltransferase GCN5, with the translated sequence MFAPLPHAQDTIADDGVVLRPMTADDLTRAHALSQEQRWPHRLTDWEQMFAHAEGIVAELDGQLVATALRWRWGKHHATIGMVIVTPACQGRRIGYRLMRALLEGLDDCTVLLHATADGRGLYERLGFACTGAVCQHQGTAQPAPLIALPDGWRLRPAGHNEAAALHRLDAQARGMPREALVDDLQASAEACVVLDFEGEPRGFAMLRRFGRGHAIGPVVAPGDNGARALVAYLAGLNAGNFTRIDIDCASGLGEWLESIGLPRVDAPATMVRGAAPATSPGAAALFALVTQAMG